One Dunckerocampus dactyliophorus isolate RoL2022-P2 chromosome 18, RoL_Ddac_1.1, whole genome shotgun sequence genomic region harbors:
- the sgf29 gene encoding SAGA-associated factor 29, which yields MSADTKIAELLTELHQLIKQTQEERSRSEHNLLNIQKTHERMQTENKTSPYYRTKLRGLYTTAKADAEAECGILRRSLDKIAEIKSLLEERRIAAKMAGVYSDSDPPRKTMRRGVLMTLLQQSAMTLPLWIGKPGESPPPLCGATPASGDYVAKQGDKVAARVKAVDGDEQWILAEVVSYSHVTNKYEVDDIDEEGKERHTLSRRRIIPLPQWKANPETDPEALFNKDQLVLALYPQTTCFYRALIHTRPYRPQDDYSVLFEDTSYADGYSPPLNVAQRYVVACKENKKK from the exons ATGTCAGCGGATACGAAGATCGCTGAGCTGCTCACTGAGCtccatcagctcatcaaacaaactcAG GAGGAGAGGTCACGCAGTGAACACAATCTACTcaacattcagaagacacacgAGAGGATGCAGACAGAAAACAAGA CGTCGCCATACTACCGCACCAAGCTGAGAGGACTGTACACCACCGCCAAGGCGGATGCAGAGGCTGAGTGTGG CATCCTGCGCCGCTCTCTGGATAAAATAGCCGAGATCAAGTCCTTGTTGGAGGAGCGAAGGATTG CCGCCAAGATGGCAGGAGTGTATAGTGACAGCGACCCCCCCAGAAAGACCATGAGGCGTGGCGTCCTGATGACGCTCCTCCAGCAGTCGGCCATGACGTTGCCTCTGTGGATCGGCAAACCAGGCGAGAG CCCCCCTCCTCTGTGCGGGGCCACGCCCGCCAGTGGCGACTACGTGGCCAAACAGGGCGACAAGGTGGCGGCCAGGGTGAAAGCGGTGGACGGAGACGAGCAGTGGATCCTGGCAGAGGTGGTCAGCTACAGCCACGTCACCAACAA GTATGAGGTGGACGACATCGATGAAGAAGGCAAAGA gCGACACACACTCAGCAGACGCCGCATCATCCCGCTGCCTCAGTGGAAGGCAAACCCTGAGACCGACCCCGAGGCTCTCTTCAACAAAGACCAGCTGGTGCTCGCCCTCTACCCCCAGACCACCTGCTTCTACCGTGCACTCATACACACACGCCCGTACCgg ccGCAAGACGACTACTCGGTGCTGTTTGAGGACACGTCGTACGCGGACGGTTACTCACCGCCTCTCAACGTGGCACAACGCTATGTGGTCGCCTGCAAGGAGAACAAGAAGAAGTGA
- the mvp gene encoding major vault protein yields the protein MMSKKTGSRVAEMEAAGEVSIIRIPPHHYIHVLDQNTNIARVEIGPLTFIRQDNERVLFLPVRMIMVPPRHYCVVANPVACDDNGCVLFDEQGQAKLRHADLEIRLFRDPFPLHPGEEIQQDVTPLQVVYPDTALRLQALLDFQEEGGDKHVAGDEWLFEGPGTYIPRKEVVVLETIKATVIRENQAIRLRARKEGVDRGGVHRVTGEEWLVSKVGAYLPGAHEEVIDIVNAFILTDKKALHVRALRAFRDVEGYQRRTGDEWLVTNADHEAHIPSVAEEVVGVVDVTTLSSRHYCVILDPVGPDGKPQLGQKRVVKGERSFFLQPGERLERGIQDVYVLSEQEGLLLRAVEAFTDTEEREEDEDEDEERSKRPRHSAILRRPGDRWMLRGPIEYVPPATVEVMLRRQAIPLDENEGIYVREMKTGKVRAVIGQTYMLNQDEELWQKELPPNVEALLTSTRDPLADRSDRTRTGETKARNKTLVVSYRVPHNAAVQVYDYREKKARVVFGPERVMLGPDEQFTVLSLSGDRPKRGNVIKAVCLLLGPDFFTDIITIETADHARLQLQLSYNWHFDVKPPADAADAAALFSVPDFVGDACKAIASRVRGAVASVQFDDFHKNSNRIICSAVFGFDEKLAVRPSLRFHQNRLVISSVDIQSVEPVDQRTRDALQKSVQLAIEITTNSQEAAARHEAERLEQEARGKLERQKITDQAEAERARKELLELEALSAAVESTGAAKAEAQSRAEAARIQGEAAVHEAKLKVEAQRIEAEAELQRLAKAREQELSYRKEMDRLDVEKKERLTNMESQHFSQVVASLGSDTLKEMARAGPELQVKLLQALGLKSTLITDGASPISLFTTANGLLGMLPGPAQ from the exons ATGATGTCCAAGAAGACAGGAAGTCGCGTGGCTGAGATGGAGGCGGCGGGGGAAGTGTCCATCATCCGCATCCCGCCCCATCACTACATCCACGTGCTGGACCAGAACACCAACATCGCCCGTGTGGAGATCGGACCCCTCACCTTCATCCGCCAGGACAATGAAAG AGTCCTGTTCCTGCCGGTGCGAATGATCATGGTGCCGCCGCGCCACTACTGCGTGGTCGCCAACCCGGTGGCGTGCGATGACAACGGCTGCGTTCTCTTCGATGAGCAGGGCCAGGCCAAGCTGCGACACGCCGACCTGGAGATCCGCCTGTTCCGAGATCCTTTCCCGCTCCATCCCGGAGAGGAGATCCAGCAG GACGTGACGCCACTGCAGGTGGTCTATCCCGACACGGCGCTGCGTTTGCAGGCACTGCTGGACTTCCAAGAGGAGGGCGGAGACAAACATGTCGCCGGAGACGAGTGGCTCTTTGAGGGACCCG GGACGTACATCCCCAGGAAAGAAGTGGTGGTCCTGGAGACCATCAAGGCCACGGTGATCCGGGAGAACCAGGCCATCAGACTACGAGCTCGCAAGGAGGGAGTTGACCGCGGCGGTGTGCACCGTGTAACAG GGGAGGAGTGGCTGGTCAGTAAGGTGGGGGCGTACTTGCCGGGCGCACACGAGGAAGTCATTGACATCGTCAACGCCTTCATCCTGACCGACAAG AAAGCGCTGCATGTGCGCGCTCTGCGAGCCTTCAGGGATGTGGAGGGTTACCAGCGGCGTACGGGGGACGAGTGGCTGGTGACCAACGCCGACCACGAGGCACACATCCCCTCAGTGGCTGAGGAGGTGGTGGGCGTGGTGGACGTGACCACCCTGAGCAGTCGCCATTACTGTGTCATCTTGGACCCGGTCGGACCCGACGGCAAACCTCAGTTGGGCCAGAAGAGGGTGGTGAAG GGGGAGCGCTCCTTCTTCCTGCAGCCCGGCGAGCGCCTGGAGCGCGGCATCCAGGACGTCTACGTGCTGTCTGAGCAGGAAGGGCTGCTACTGCGAGCCGTGGAGGCGTTCACCGACACTGAGGAG CGCGAGGAAGATGAGGACGAGGATGAGGAGAGGAGCAAGCGACCGCGTCACAGCGCCATCCTTCGCCGTCCCGGGGACCGCTGGATGCTGCGAGGCCCCATCGAGTACGTCCCGCCTGCCACGGTGGAGGTGATGCTGCGGCGCCAGGCAATCCCGCTGGACGAGAACGAGGGCATCTACGTGCGGGAGATGAAGACTGGCAAG GTGCGTGCGGTCATCGGGCAAACGTACATGCTGAATCAGGATGAGGAGCTGTGGCAGAAGGAACTTCCTCCCAACGTGGAAGCTCTGCTGACGTCAACCCGCGACCCCCTGGCGGACCGCTCGGACCGTACCAGGACTGGCGAGACCAAGGCAAGGAACAAGACCCTGGTGGTGTCCTACAGGGTCCCCCACAATGCGGCGGTTCAGGTCTACGACTACCGGGAGAAGAAGGCCAG AGTGGTGTTTGGACCGGAGCGCGTGATGCTGGGACCCGACGAGCAGTTCACGGTTCTGTCGCTGTCCGGGGACAGACCCAAACGGGGCAACGTCATCAAGGCCGTGTGTCTGCTGCTCGGTCCCGACTTCTTCACAGACATCATTACCATCGAGACCGCCGACCACGCCCGCCTGCAGCTGCAGCTGTCCTACAACTG GCACTTTGACGTCAAGCCGCCCGCCGACGCCGCCGATGCCGCCGCCCTCTTCTCAGTGCCTGACTTTGTGGGCGACGCCTGCAAAGCCATCGCATCACGGGTCCGAGGCGCCGTCGCCTCCGTGCAGTTTGACGACTTCCACAAG AACTCCAACCGCATCATCTGCTCGGCCGTGTTCGGCTTTGATGAGAAGCTGGCGGTGCGCCCCAGTCTCCGCTTCCATCAGAACCGACTGGTCATCAGCAGCGTGGACATCCAGTCCGTGGAGCCCGTGGACCAGAGGACACGTGATGCCCTGCAGAAGAGCGTCCAGCTCGCCATCGAGATTACCACCAACTCCCAGGAGGCGGCTGCACG TCACGAGGCCGAGCGTCTGGAGCAGGAAGCTCGAGGGAAGCTGGAGAGGCAGAAGATCACCGACCAGGCGGAAGCTGAGCGAGCCAGGAAGGAACTTTTGGAGCTGGAGGCCCTCAG CGCCGCCGTGGAGAGCACTGGTGCCGCCAAGGCTGAAGCCCAGTCTCGGGCCGAGGCGGCTCGTATTCAGGGCGAGGCGGCGGTCCACGAGGCCAAACTGAAGGTGGAGGCTCAGCGTATCGAGGCG GAGGCGGAGCTTCAGCGTCTGGCGAAGGCTCGTGAGCAGGAGCTGAGCTACAGGAAGGAGATGGACCGCCTGGACGTGGAGAAGAAGGAGCGTCTGACCAACATGGAGAGTCAGCACTTCAGTCAGGTGGTGGCCAGCCTGGGCAGCGACACGCTCAAAGAGATGGCGAGAGCCGGACCTGAGCTGCAG GTGAAGTTGCTGCAGGCTCTCGGCCTCAAGTCCACCCTCATCACGGACGGTGCGTCGCCCATCAGCCTCTTCACCACCGCCAACGGCCTGCTGGGGATGCTGCCCGGACCCGCTCAGTGA
- the doc2a gene encoding double C2-like domain-containing protein alpha, with translation MRHLQLVHMTVRRTKKLNISIQEHMAINVCPGPIRPIRQISTYFPRLTPTSPTPVSPPAALSPTTMVSSASMDAISSDSDDCTSLGTLEFELRYEQRSSQLHCTVLRAKGLKPMDFNGLADPYVKVHLLPGACKANKLKTKTIRNSLNPVWNETLTYVGITQEDMLRKTLRLMVCDEDKLTHNEFIGESRVALRRLKAEQSKHFHTCLEHPPPLPSPSATGEALRGISCYLREWEKEQLHSLEERGRLLLSLQFVPPLAEEDAEPDDSWRGGGLCVGVKRCAHLAAMDVNGFSDPYVKIYLKPDMEKKSKHKTAVMKKTLNPEFNEEFFYQISWSEVATKTLEVTVWDYDLGRSNDFIGGVCLGAHSLGHALRHWTDCLKNKGQQVERWHILTNQLP, from the exons ATGCGGCATCTGCAG CTGGTCCACATGACAGTTCGGAGGACCAAGAAGCTCAACATCTCCATCCAGGAGCACATGGCCATCAACGTGTGTCCTGGTCCAATCAGACCCATACGTCAGATCTCCACCTACTTTCCCCGTCTGACCCCCACGTCCCCCACCCCTGTCTCCCCACCGGCCGCCCTCAGCCCCACCACCATGGTGTCCAGCGCATCTATGGACGCCATCAGCTCAGACAGCGACGACTGCA ccTCGTTGGGCACGCTGGAGTTTGAGCTGAGATACGAGCAGCGGTCCAGTCAGCTGCATTGCACGGTTCTACGGGCCAAG GGTTTGAAGCCCATGGACTTTAACGGCTTGGCTGACCCGTACGTCAAAGTGCACCTTCTGCCTGGCGCCTGCAAG GCCAACAAACTGAAGACGAAGACCATCCGCAACTCTCTGAATCCTGTGTGGAATGAGACGCTCACCTACGTGGGAATCACGCAGGAAGACATGCTCCGGAAGACGCTCAG GCTGATGGTGTGTGACGAGGACAAGCTGACCCATAACGAGTTCATTGGCGAGTCCCGAGTGGCTCTCAGACGACTGAAAgctgagcagagcaaacacttCCACACGTGCCTGGAACATCCCCCCccg ctgccATCTCCGAGCGCCACAGGAGAAGCTCTACGAGGAATCTCCTGCTACTTGAGAGAG TGGGAGAAGGAGCAGCTCCACAGTCTGGAGGAAAGAGGTCGTCTTCTTCTGTCGCTGCAGTTCGTGCCCCCCCTCGCGGAAGAGGATGCGGAGCCAGATGACAGCTGGCGGGGGGGCGGTCTGTGCGTGGGCGTGAAGCGTTGTGCTCACCTGGCAGCCATGGATGTCAACGGCTTCTCCGACCCCTACGTGAAAAT ATACCTGAAACCCGACATGGAGAAGAAGTCCAAACACAAAACTGCAGTGATGAAAAAGACGCTGAACCCTGAATTTAATGAG GAGTTCTTCTACCAGATCTCCTGGTCAGAAGTGGCCACCAAGACGCTGGAGGTGACCGTGTGGGACTATGACTTGGGACGTTCCAACGACTTCATAG GTGGCGTCTGTCTTGGTGCTCACTCTCTAGGCCACGCCCTTCGCCACTGGACAGACTGCCTGAAGAACAAAGGCCAGCAGGTGGAGCGCTGGCACATTCTGACCAATCAGCTGCCATGA
- the nupr1b gene encoding nuclear protein 1b has product MSHVDVKNLKPSSFEDEYYDEYDYYSLSDKYTEGSARKGRTKKEASEHTNRPNPAGHERKIAEKLQNSEKKAKE; this is encoded by the exons ATGAGTCACGTAGACGTGAAGAACTTGAAGCCAAGTAGCTTTGAGGATGAATACTACGACGAGTACGACTACTACAGCCTCAGCGACAAGTACACAG AGGGGTCGGCACGCAAAGGTCGCACCAAGAAGGAGGCGAGCGAGCACACCAACAGGCCCAACCCCGCCGGACACGAGCGTAAGATTGCTGAGAAACTGCAGAACAGCGAGAAGAAAGCCAAGGAGTGA
- the LOC129171173 gene encoding proline-rich transmembrane protein 2: MDEAQRADVEHGAVTSQPGIEEQQAPPPATDSWTSNGADPVTTANFLPPASQSEAKGAHANGREGLGSQLALTTNGSPRPSLSQQPGAVEAVEGSKPPDYLILAILSCFCPLWPINILALAFSVMSRNSLQQGNMDGARRLGRNAMVLAVVSILGGTAIIAAAIALNWGLILKSG, encoded by the exons ATGGACGAGGCGCAGCGGGCAGATGTTGAGCACGGTGCCGTGACGAGCCAACCGGGCATCGAGGAACAACAAGCCCCACCCCCAGCGACAGACAGCTGGACCA GCAATGGTGCGGATCCAGTGACAACAGCCAACTTCCTGCCCCCGGCCAGCCAATCGGAGGCCAAAGGTGCACATGCCAACGGTCGGGAGGGTCTGGGCAGCCAATTGGCTTTGACGACAAACGGTTCGCCACGGCCGTCGCTCAGCCAGCAGCCCGGTGCCGTAGAGGCGGTGGAGGGCTCCAAACCACCTGACTACCTGATCCTGGCCATCTTGTCCTGCTTCTGTCCGCTGTGGCCAATCAACATCCTCGCCCTCGCCTTCTCCGTCATG TCTCGTAACAGCCTGCAGCAGGGGAACATGGACGGCGCTCGCCGCTTGGGCCGGAACGCCATGGTACTGGCGGTGGTCTCCATCTTGGGAGGAACTGCCATCATCGCAGCCGCCATCGCACTCAACTGGGGAC TGATTTTAAAGTCTGGATAG
- the LOC129171303 gene encoding zinc finger protein 628-like, whose protein sequence is MTKLELLSGYLTERLTALVRDILDVVEDTVSEYREETVRARRENESLRRQLRDFWLLEAGPQCLRSNKCTLGSAAPEQHRDHEEVSGPKHVRAPPASTSKQATASLTHPHDAFYMASLPSNSPPAAVLTLHVDVQQAPPPPIIKTEQEELKVTSAESHDHVSVDESHIRTKADGTMTTAEQPDPRDTQGNDKNSLDTSVAAIVFECPRCGEVFDQATRLRLHLEQKRKTYACDWCCKSFAQSADLRRHLRTHTGERPHRCTFCSKSFSQRGNLRRHVRIHTGERPYSCTLCRRTFSDGDTLKKHRRTHANEDT, encoded by the exons ATGACCAAACTGGAGCTGCTGAGCGGCTACCTGACAGAGCGGTTGACAGCGCTGGTCAGGGACATCCTGGACGTGGTGGAGGACACGGTGAGCGAGTACCGGGAAGAAACGGTCCGGGCCCGGCGAGAGAACGAGAGCCTGCGGAGGCAACTGCGGGACTTCTGGCTCCTGGAGGCCGGGCCTCAGTGTCTGA GATCCAACAAGTGCACTCTCGGTTCTGCAGCACCTGAGCAGCATCGTGACCACGAGGAAGTGTCGGGCCCCAAACATGTCCGAGCACCACCAGCGAGCACGTCCAAGCAGGCAACGGCCAGCCTCACCCATCCACACGACGCATTTTACATGGCGTCTCTTCCCTCCAACTCGCCACCCGCCGCTGTCCTCACGCTCCATGTGGATGTGCAGCAGGCACCACCGCCTCCGATCATCAAAACTGAACAGGAGGAGTTGAAGGTGACGTCTGCAGAGTCACACGATCACGTCTCCGTGGACGAATCACACATCAGGACAAAGGCAGACGGGACGATGACGACGGCAGAGCAGCCAGACCCACGGGACACTCAAGGGAATGACAAAAACTCTTTGGACACGTCGGTGGCCGCTATCGTCTTTGAGTGTCCCCGCTGCGGCGAGGTGTTCGACCAGGCCACCAGGCTCCGCCTCCACCTGGAGCAGAAGCGCAAGACGTACGCCTGCGACTGGTGCTGCAAGTCCTTTGCGCAGTCGGCCGACCTGCGGCGACACTTGCGCACGCACACGGGCGAGAGGCCGCACCGCTGCACCTTCTGCTCCAAGAGCTTCAGCCAGCGGGGAAACCTGCGACGACACGTGCGCATCCACACGGGGGAGCGACCGTACAGCTGCACACTCTGCCGCCGCACCTTCAGTGATGGCGACACGCTGAAGAAGCACAGGCGCACACACGCCAACGAGGACACGTGA